The DNA sequence GCGCACCGCGCCGTCCTGCATCGGCGTCGTGAGCGCATCCACCAACGGGTGCTCGGGGGCGAGCACGAGATACGTCGCGCCGAAGATCGTGTCGGGGCGCGTCGTGAAGACTTCGATCGTCGTGCCGCCGGTGCGCACTTCCGCCGTGACGGAAACGGCCGAGCTGCCGGCGTCGGCGAGGGGATCGAGCACCGGGAAGCGCAGGCGCGCGCCGTCCGAGCGGCCGATCCAGTTGCGCTGGGCCTGCTTCGTCGTGGCGGACCAATCGAGCGTGTCGAGGTTCTCCAGCAGCCGCGGGGCGTACTTGGAGATGTTGAAGAACCACTGTTCGAGGAAGCGCTGCTCGACCATCGTGCCGCAGCGCTCGCAGGCGCCACCCTCGACCTGTTCGTTGGCGAGCACGGTCTTGCAGGACGGGCACCAGTTCACGGCGGCCGCCTTCTTGTACGCCAGGCCCTGCTTGTAGAGCTGCAGGAAGACCCACTGCGTCCACTTGTAGTAGTTCGGGTCGGTGGTATCCACCGACTTCGACCAATCGACCATCAGTCCGGCACGATCCAACTGGCGGCGGAAGTTCCGGATGTTGCTCGGGATGAGCTCCATCGGATGCCGCCCGACCTTCAGGGCGAAGTTCTCGGAGTGGATGCCGAAGGCGTCGTAGCCCAGCGGCTCGAAGACCGTGTGGCCTTGCAGGCGCTGGAAGCGTGCATAGATATCACAACCAGTGAACGCGAAGAGATTCCCGACGTGCAGGCCTTCGGCCGACGGGTAGGGGAACATCATCAACGCGTAGAACGGGCGCTCGCCGTGCGCGATGTCGGTGCGGTGCGTGCCACGCTCGGCCCACCGTTCGCGCCACCGTGCCTCAATCGCCGTCGGGTCGTACCCGATCGGCTCCGGAACCGATGCAGTCATCGTCTGTTGAAAGGAATCCCTTGAATCTAGCCCCCCCGGGAACGGCCTCCAACTCGCCGCCAGCCGCTCCGGAGCGGGTGCAGACGCACATCATCGACCGCCTGGCCGACTGGAGTGCCATCTTCGGCACGCTGGCGGTGGTGCTGTTGCTCGGGATGGGCTGGGGGAATCTCCGCGACGCAGCGACCGCCGGCTCGCTCTGGTGGCTGATCGCGCTGCTCGTCGCCGTCGCCGTCGCCGCCTCGGCGCTGGTGTTTCGGTTGATCATTTCGCCCATCGTCGGCAACCAGCTGCGTGGCCTGGCGGATGTGGCGGAAGCCATCGCCTCGGGTGACCTCACGCAGGCCCCGGATGCTGCCAACGCCGGCGGCCAGCTCGGCCGCCTCGGCCGCGCGATGGTCGACATGACGGCGACGCTGCGGCAGCTCGCCACCTTGATCCGCGAGAACGCCAGCGCGACGTCGACTCGAGCCGCGGAGATCACGGCCAGCACGGAGCACATGGCGCAGGCGGCGAGTGGCATCGCCGAAACGGCGAGCACGCTGAGCCATGAGTCGGCGCAGATGGCGGAGACGATCCGCGCGCTGAATGCCGACGCGGCCCGGCTCGCGGCGCTGGCGGCGGGCGTGTCCGGCGGCGCCGCCGATGGCTTGGCGCGCAACAATCGGCTGAAGACGCTGGCGACGGAGAACGCCGGCCTGCTTGACGAAAGCGCGCGACGCCTCGACGAGTTGGCGACGGATGTGCAGGAGGGCGCGCGCGCGACGGAAGCGCTGGCGCAGGCGTCGGACGAGATCCGCGCCTTCGTGGCGCTGGTGCAGAAGATCGCGCGGCAGTCGAAGCTGCTCGCCCTCAACGCGGCCATGGAAGCGGCGCGGGCCGGCGAGCACGGCGAGGGCTTCACCGTCGTCGCCAACGAAGTGCGGCGGTTGGCGCAGGGTACCGCCGAGGCCGCGGAGAAGACGGATCAGCTCATGAAGGCGCTGATCGCGCAGATGGAGACGGCAGGGGCCACCGGCCTGCGGGCGCGTGGCGCGGTGGAGGCCGTACGCGGCGCGACGGCGCGCGGGCGGCAGGCGTTCACGCAGGTCGAGCGCGCGGTCGCCGACGGCGAGCAGTGGGTGTCGGCGATGGCGTCCTCAGCCGGAGCCGGGCAGTCGCTCGCGAAGGAGATCACCGAGAAGCTCTCGTCGCTGTCGCAGGGGACGCAGGCATTCGCCGATTCGATGCAGGACGTGGCGGCGGCCAGCGAGGAACAGAGCGCGAGCACCGAGGAGATCGCGGCGGTGGCGAACTCGTTGGTCGCGGCGGCGGAAGGGGTGGCGGGGACGGCGAACCGGTTTAGGACGCAGTCGTAGGGTTTTGCGCTGAACTGCAGTTACGAGTTGGGAGTTGGGAGTTGGGAGAGAACGACTCGACTGATTCCGCTCCCAACTCACCACTCACTACTTCCAACTGCCGTTCATCGCGGCCGCTCACTCCGCCGATACAGGAACGCGCAGTCTTCGGTGCGTGCGCCCCGCTCGTCACACACGGCGAAGTCCGAGCCCTCGTACAGCGACGCGCCGGCATAGCGGCCGTCCTTGTGCACCACATAGAACTGCAGGTCGAACTTCGGCCGGCCGCGGTCGTCGAGCAGGCGGCGTTCCGTCATCGCCACCACGCGCTCCAGCGTGCGCAGCGCCGCGTCGCGCGGCGAGAGGCCGTTGCGCATGAACTCGACGATCTGATACGACGCGCAGGTCTTGATGTTCGCCTCGCCGCGGCCCGTCGAGCCGGCGGCCCCGACCGTGTTGTCGCAATACTGCCCCGCGCCGACGATCGGGGAGTCGCCGATGCGGCCGGGGACCTTCCACGCCATGCCGCTGGTCGTCGTCACGGAGCTGAGGTCGCCGGCGGCGTTCACGGCGTTCATGTTGATCGTGCCGGTCGTGAACTTGATGGCGACGTCGCCATCGTAGTCGAGGAAGCTGTCGTTCGGATTCAGCCGGGCGCGCCAGCGCAGCCACTCCTGCCTCGTCTTCTCGGTGAGCAGGTTCTGCGTCCGGAATCCCATCTCGATGGCAAAACGCCGTGCGTCCTGTCCGACGAGCATCACGTGGTCGGTGTAGTCCATCACCGCCTTCGCCACCAAGCTGGGCGTGGCGATGTCCTCGAGGCAGGCCACGGCGCCGGCGCGCTTGGTGGGGCCGTGCATGCAGCTGGCGTCGAGCTGCACGACGCCGTCTCGGTTGGGCAAGCCGCCGAGCCCGACCGATGTGTCCTCGGGATCCAGTTCCTGGATGTTCACGCCGGCGATGATGGCGTCCAGCGTGTCGCCGCCGGCGACGATCTGGTCGAAGGCGACCTTCACGCCGCGGATGCCGTTGGACGACGACACCACGCAGGGCCGCGCGCGCAGCGCCGAGTCGCCGAGTCCGACCAGCGCGGGTGCGCCCAGGGGCGCATCGCCAGCCTGCGCGACGGAGGGAAGGGCGGCGGCGGCGACCGCGGCGGCGGAGGTGGTCAGGAAATCGCGACGGGTGGTGCTCACGACAGCTCCAGGGTGGACGGTGGTCTTGCATATCGTAGCCCGTTCCGGCGACGTTCACCACAGCGCCCGCCCTTCACCGGACTTCCGATGCCGCTCCGATTCCGCCCGTTCGTCCTCCTCGTCGCCTGCGCGGCGTCCCTCGCGACCGCCACCGCGACGCCGCTCGCCGCGCAGAGTCGGCAACTGACGCGCTGGGAGCAGCAGGCCCGCGCCCTGTTGGAGGAACTCGTCGAGATCAACACGACGCATTCCACCGGCAGCACGGTCGATGCGGCCAACGCGATGGCGCGGCACATGCTCGCCGCCGGATTCCCGCGCGAAGACGTGGTCGTCGTGGAGAACGCCCCGCGGAAGGGCAACCTGATCGTGCGCTACCGCGGCCGCTCGCGCTCGCTCAAGCCGATCCTGCTGCTCTCGCACATCGACGTGGTCGAGGCGAATCCGGCCGACTGGACGCTGCCGCCCTTCGAGTTCATCGAGCGCGACGGCAAGTTCTATGGCCGCGGCGTGGCGGACGACAAGGACGAGAGCGCCATCCACCTCACGCTGCTGCTCCGCATGAAGGCTGAGGGGGTGGTGCCGGACCGCGACATCATCGTGGCGCTGACGGCGGACGAGGAGGGCGGTCCCGAGAACGGCGTGGAGTACCTGTTGGCCAATCGACGCGAGTTGGTGGACGCGGCCTACGTGCTCAACGAGGGCGGCGGCGGCCGGGTGGACGCGGGCAAGCGCATCTCGAACGACGTGCAGGCCGCCGAGAAGTACGTGGTGAACTTCCGCCTCGAGGCCACGAATTCCGGCGGGCACAGCTCCGTCCCGCGCCCGGACAACGCCATCTACTCGCTCGCCCGCGCGCTGGACCGTCTCTCGCAGCTCCAGCAGCCGGTGCGCCTGAACGAGACCACGCGCGCCTACTTCACGCGCCAGGCCGACATCCTGGGCGGCGAGACGGGCGCGGCGATGCGGCGGTTGGTGGCCAACGAGCGCGATGCCGCGGCCGCGGCGATCGTGTCACGCGACTTCTCCAACAATTCGCGCCTGCGCTCCACCTGCGTGGCGACGCTGTTGGAGGGCGGACACGCGATGAATGCGCTCCCGCAGCGCGCGCGCGCGACCGTGAACTGCCGCATCCTGCCCGAAGAGACGCGGGCGCAGGTGCAGGAGCGCATCGTCGCCGCGGTGAACGACACCGGGGTGAAGGTGACCGTCGAGCGCGAAGACTCCAACTCGCCGGCGTCGCCGCTGACGCCGGAGTTGTTGCGGGCCATCGAAGCCACCACGCAGGAAGTCTTCCCCGGAGTGCCGGTGGTCCCGACGATGAGCACGGGCGCCACCGATGGCGCGTACTTCCGCGCGGCGGGCATTCCCGTGTACGGCGTGAGCGGCCTCTTCTACAGCGCGCCCAACGCGCATGGCATGAACGAGCAGGTCGAGAGCGAGGCGTTCTACCAGGGCCTCGAATTCATGTACCGGCTCGTGCGACGTCTCACGGCCGGGCCCGGGATGTAAGTTTGGGCATGACCTCCCCGGACTTCAGCACGACGCCATTCTTCGCGGGGCTCCCCGATCAGCTCCGCTGGCACCTCTCGCAAGTCGCCGAACGTCACGAGTACCCCGTCGGCGCGAAGCTCTTCTCCAACGGCGAGCCGCGGCAAGCCTTCTGGGTGATCCTCGAGGGCACGCTCGCCATCGAGCTCACGGGCGAAGGCGAGCCGCACCGGCTCGCCACGCTCGGACCGGGCGATGTGGTCGGCGAGAGCATCCTGCTGCAGGACGACACGCACCACACCGACGGCACGGTGCTCGCGCCGATGGTGGCGGTGCGGTTCGGCAAGCGGGCGCTCGAGGCGCTGCTGAAGGACCAGCCGCGGCTGCATGCCGCCTTGCTGGCGCGTTCGGCGCGGGTGCTCGCGGCGCGCCTCAAGGCCGCGGACGCCACGCTCTCTGGCCGCGACCGCGCCGCGGGCTTCGGCGGGCCGACGCGTGACGAGAAGGACCTGCTGGGCGTGCGGCAGGTGCCGCAGGCGGCGCTCTACGGCGTGCAGACACTGCGTGCCATCGAGAACTTCCCGATCACGGGCGTGGCGCTGCACGACTTTCCGGAGCTGATCGTCGCGCTGGCGCAGGTGAAGGAAGCGGCCGCGAAGGCGAATCGCGAACTCGGGACGCTCGACGCCGACGTCGCCGAAGCGATCGTGAAGGCCTGCCACGAGATCGCCGCGGGCACCCACCACGAGCATTTCCGCGTCGACATGATCCAGGGCGGGGCGGGGACCTCGACGAACATGAACGCCAACGAGGTCATCGCCAACCGTGCCTGCGAGCTGCTCGGCGTGCCGCGCGGCACGTACACGCGCGTGCATCCCAACGAGCACGTGAACTTGGCGCAGAGCACGAATGACGTCTATCCCACGGCCGTGCGCCTGGCGATCCACAGCGCGATCGGCACGCTGCAGCAGGAGATGCGCGGGCTCGTCGAGGCGTTCCGCGCGAAGGGCAAGGAGTTCGCGCCGCATGTGAAGATGGGCCGCACGCAGCTGCAGGACGCCGTGCCGATGACGCTGGGCCAGGAGTTCCGGGCGTTCGGCAACACGATCGCCGAGGACGTGGACCGGCTCGAGGAAGCGAAGGCCTTGCTGCGCGAGATCAACATGGGCGCGACGGCGATCGGGACGGGCATCACGGCGCCGGCGGGCTACACGGAGAAGGTGCGGGCGCAGCTGAGCCAGGTGACGGGCCTGCAGTTGATCACCGCGCCGGACCTCGTGGAGGCGACGAGCGACACGGGCGGCTTCGTGCAGGTGAGCGGCGTGCTCAAGCGCTGCGCGGTGAAGCTGAGCAAGGTCTGCAACGACCTGCGATTGCTGAGCAGCGGTCCGCGCACGGGGTTGGCGGAGATCCGCCTGCCGGCCATGCAACCGGGCTCGAGCATCATGCCGGGCAAGGTGAACCCCGTGATTCCCGAGGCGGTGAACCAGGTCTGCTTCGACGTCATCGGCGGCGACGTGACGGTGACGCTGGCCGCCGAGGCGGGGCAGCTGCAGCTGAACGTGTTCGAGCCGATCATCGCGTTCCGGCTGCTGCGGAACATCAGCGCGCTCACCAACGCGGTGCGCGTGCTGCGGGAAAAGTGCGTGGTCGGCATCGAGGCCAACCCGCAGGTGATGCGCGAGTACGTGGAGCGCTCGATCGGCCTCGTGACGGCGCTGCTGCCGGCGTTGGGCTACGAGCAATGCACGGCGTTGGCGAAGGAAGCGCTCGAGAGCGGGCGCGGAGTGGCCGAGCTGGTCATCGAGAAGAAGCTCATGACGCGCCGGCAACTCGACGAGGTGTTGGACCCCGCGGCGATGGTCAGCGGGAGTCACTGAACAGGGAGCGGGACGATGGGAGGCATCAAGCTCGACGGCGCGGGCACGCAGAAGATGAAGACGATCGAGGAGGCGCTGCTGACCGTGCAGACGATCCACGGTCTGGTGGAGCGCATGGCGGTGGATGTGAAGAACAACCGCGGCGTCGGCGTGATTCCCGGGCAGATCAAGCGCATCGCGACGAACCTGCAGGGGCAGCTGAAGGCGCAGTTCGGGCTGATCGCGGACCAAGTCGCGGCGATGATCGTGGCGATGGGGCGCGGGGGCGGCGAGCAGGGGAAGGTGCGCGTGCTGCGGGAGGCCGTGGCGCAGCTTCGCACGGCGCTCGAGATCAACGCGGCGAAGGTGAAGAAGGACCACGCGGTGGCGATCGAGCTCGCGCCCGAGTGAGCGTGGGCCCGCCGGGCCTGCGAGAGATGGACAGTCCTAGGACCGCCACAGGGACTGCTCGGTCCTAAACCATTCCAGACGCGGAATATAGGGGCCGCTCCGCTTGTCCCACCCGAAAGGGTGGGATAGCTTTTCCGGGTCGTGTCCGCGGACAATTCCCGGACCGACCCGATCCCCCCCAGCCACACACATCATGTCGATGCTGCGCTTGCGCCAGACAGCACCAGCCCTGCTCACGGCAGTGGTGGTCCTGGCGCTCACCGCATGCGGTGGAATGGAGTCCGCTCCCAACTCCACCTTCAATCACACCACGGATTTCAACACGGCCGTCGATGGGCTGTGGGACCGTCTCCTGCTGCTGGGGACGATCGTGTTCGTGGTGGTCGAGATTGCGCTGATCTACACGATCATCCGCTTCCGGAAGCGTCCGGGCGGACCGGAGGCGAAGCAGATCCACGGCAACGTCGCGCTCGAGATCACGTGGACGGCGATCCCGGCGGTGATCCTGGCGTTCATCGCCGTGCCGACGGTGAAGACGATCTTCCAGACGCAGGCGCCGGCGCCGGCGGGGGCGTTGACGATCGAGGTCACGGGGCACCAGTGGTGGTGGGAGTTCCACTACCCGGAGTACGGCGTGACGACGGCCAACGAGGTCTACGTGCCGGTGGGCCGCACGGCGAACTTCGTGCTGCGCACGAAGGACGTGCTGCATTCCTTCTGGGTGCCGCAGATGGGCGGCAAGCGCGACCTGATCTCGAACAAGACGAACATGCTCTGGTTCACGCCGAACGCGGACCTGGGCACGAATGCGTACAACGGCTTCTGCCTCGAGTACTGCGGGGCGAGCCATGCGAACATGAAGTTCCGGATGTTCACGGTGCAGCCCGACGAGTTCGCGTCGTGGGTGGCGCACCAGGCGCGTCCGGCGCTTCCGCACGACTCGACCCGAGCCACCGCGGCGCCGGCGGTTCCCACTGTGACGGTGGCTTCGGCCGCCGGCACCCCGCCGGCGCCCGCGATGTCTCCCGACCTCGGGTACGTCTTCCCGGCCAGCGAGCTGCCCGAGCACGTGATGCCGCAGACGCCGCTGCCGGCGCGGCTGCAGTTCGACGACGCCGTGCTCGCGCAGGGCGATGCCAAGCGCGGCGAGACGTCGTTCATGATGGGTGGCTGCATCG is a window from the Pseudogemmatithrix spongiicola genome containing:
- a CDS encoding methyl-accepting chemotaxis protein codes for the protein MQTHIIDRLADWSAIFGTLAVVLLLGMGWGNLRDAATAGSLWWLIALLVAVAVAASALVFRLIISPIVGNQLRGLADVAEAIASGDLTQAPDAANAGGQLGRLGRAMVDMTATLRQLATLIRENASATSTRAAEITASTEHMAQAASGIAETASTLSHESAQMAETIRALNADAARLAALAAGVSGGAADGLARNNRLKTLATENAGLLDESARRLDELATDVQEGARATEALAQASDEIRAFVALVQKIARQSKLLALNAAMEAARAGEHGEGFTVVANEVRRLAQGTAEAAEKTDQLMKALIAQMETAGATGLRARGAVEAVRGATARGRQAFTQVERAVADGEQWVSAMASSAGAGQSLAKEITEKLSSLSQGTQAFADSMQDVAAASEEQSASTEEIAAVANSLVAAAEGVAGTANRFRTQS
- a CDS encoding N(4)-(beta-N-acetylglucosaminyl)-L-asparaginase: MSTTRRDFLTTSAAAVAAAALPSVAQAGDAPLGAPALVGLGDSALRARPCVVSSSNGIRGVKVAFDQIVAGGDTLDAIIAGVNIQELDPEDTSVGLGGLPNRDGVVQLDASCMHGPTKRAGAVACLEDIATPSLVAKAVMDYTDHVMLVGQDARRFAIEMGFRTQNLLTEKTRQEWLRWRARLNPNDSFLDYDGDVAIKFTTGTINMNAVNAAGDLSSVTTTSGMAWKVPGRIGDSPIVGAGQYCDNTVGAAGSTGRGEANIKTCASYQIVEFMRNGLSPRDAALRTLERVVAMTERRLLDDRGRPKFDLQFYVVHKDGRYAGASLYEGSDFAVCDERGARTEDCAFLYRRSERPR
- a CDS encoding M20/M25/M40 family metallo-hydrolase, which translates into the protein MPLRFRPFVLLVACAASLATATATPLAAQSRQLTRWEQQARALLEELVEINTTHSTGSTVDAANAMARHMLAAGFPREDVVVVENAPRKGNLIVRYRGRSRSLKPILLLSHIDVVEANPADWTLPPFEFIERDGKFYGRGVADDKDESAIHLTLLLRMKAEGVVPDRDIIVALTADEEGGPENGVEYLLANRRELVDAAYVLNEGGGGRVDAGKRISNDVQAAEKYVVNFRLEATNSGGHSSVPRPDNAIYSLARALDRLSQLQQPVRLNETTRAYFTRQADILGGETGAAMRRLVANERDAAAAAIVSRDFSNNSRLRSTCVATLLEGGHAMNALPQRARATVNCRILPEETRAQVQERIVAAVNDTGVKVTVEREDSNSPASPLTPELLRAIEATTQEVFPGVPVVPTMSTGATDGAYFRAAGIPVYGVSGLFYSAPNAHGMNEQVESEAFYQGLEFMYRLVRRLTAGPGM
- a CDS encoding aspartate ammonia-lyase is translated as MTSPDFSTTPFFAGLPDQLRWHLSQVAERHEYPVGAKLFSNGEPRQAFWVILEGTLAIELTGEGEPHRLATLGPGDVVGESILLQDDTHHTDGTVLAPMVAVRFGKRALEALLKDQPRLHAALLARSARVLAARLKAADATLSGRDRAAGFGGPTRDEKDLLGVRQVPQAALYGVQTLRAIENFPITGVALHDFPELIVALAQVKEAAAKANRELGTLDADVAEAIVKACHEIAAGTHHEHFRVDMIQGGAGTSTNMNANEVIANRACELLGVPRGTYTRVHPNEHVNLAQSTNDVYPTAVRLAIHSAIGTLQQEMRGLVEAFRAKGKEFAPHVKMGRTQLQDAVPMTLGQEFRAFGNTIAEDVDRLEEAKALLREINMGATAIGTGITAPAGYTEKVRAQLSQVTGLQLITAPDLVEATSDTGGFVQVSGVLKRCAVKLSKVCNDLRLLSSGPRTGLAEIRLPAMQPGSSIMPGKVNPVIPEAVNQVCFDVIGGDVTVTLAAEAGQLQLNVFEPIIAFRLLRNISALTNAVRVLREKCVVGIEANPQVMREYVERSIGLVTALLPALGYEQCTALAKEALESGRGVAELVIEKKLMTRRQLDEVLDPAAMVSGSH
- the coxB gene encoding cytochrome c oxidase subunit II gives rise to the protein MLRLRQTAPALLTAVVVLALTACGGMESAPNSTFNHTTDFNTAVDGLWDRLLLLGTIVFVVVEIALIYTIIRFRKRPGGPEAKQIHGNVALEITWTAIPAVILAFIAVPTVKTIFQTQAPAPAGALTIEVTGHQWWWEFHYPEYGVTTANEVYVPVGRTANFVLRTKDVLHSFWVPQMGGKRDLISNKTNMLWFTPNADLGTNAYNGFCLEYCGASHANMKFRMFTVQPDEFASWVAHQARPALPHDSTRATAAPAVPTVTVASAAGTPPAPAMSPDLGYVFPASELPEHVMPQTPLPARLQFDDAVLAQGDAKRGETSFMMGGCIGCHAINGNPMALSNIGPNLTHFASRHTLGGGLFPNDDRHLARWIKNAKAMKPGAQMNVIGVGEYDPILKGPVTAGLTDAQIADVVAYLRSLK